GCGTCGCGGCGCTGAAATCGGGAACGGGGTTTGGCCCATACCATTGGGCGTAGGTCGTATTGCCTGCGCCGCCGGTGCTGGCGCATCCCGATAGAGCCACGGCCGCCAATGCGGCGGCGATCAGATACTTCAGGCGCATGGATTCTCCGATTCTGATTCGTTTAGCGGCAATCACGTTGCGGGATTCGCTGATGCCAGTCCATTGCTTAAAGGTTCCGGCTTTGGTGTCTTTAAGCACTTTCCATCAATTCTTCTTTTGTTCCCTATCGCATTCCAGCCCGAGGTTTTCCCTCGGGCCGGCGTCTGTGGAGGGCGGGGGGTTGGCGCCGCCGCCGCGCGTGCGTGCTGCTGCTAGATCAACTCAGCTGCACCCGCTCGTCGCACCACACGTGTCGCACTTCTCGCAAGTCCCATTCCGGACCATCGTGAAGTTCTGGCACTCGGAGCACATGTTGCCGGTGTAGCCCTGCATGATGGAGCGGGCGCGGCGTTCGGCTTCGACCTTCTTGGCTTCCGACTTGGCGGAGGCGGCTTCCGCGGCGGCCCTGTCGGAGAAGAGAGCGGTCACTTCCTGTTCGACTTCTTCGGCGATCTCCTCGGCAAGCTCGGCGGCGCGCTCCTCATAGTCGCGCTTGAAGGCGACGACTTCCGAGGTTGCGGCGGCTGTTGCCGGCTCCAGCTTGCGGACGGCGTTGCCGGCGATCGCGGTGACCGTGGCGCCGCCCGAGGCGCGGGTCGGAGCGCCGGTGGAGGCCCCCTTCGGCTCCGAGCGGTCGGCCGTGCCGCCGACGACCGTCGGCTTGTAGCCGCGCGTCCAGCCGGTCGAGACGAGGTTGGTCTTGCCTTCCTGGATGCCGCGGCCGAGCGCCGTGTTGCTGAAATCGGAGGTGTCGACATGGGCGAGGTCGTGACGGCCGAGATAGGAAACGGCGAGCTCGCGGAACACGTAGTCGAGGATCGACGTGGCGTTCTTGATCGCGTCGTTGCCCTGGACCATGCCGGCCGGCTCGAACTTGGTGAAGGTGAAGGCCTCCACATATTCCTCGAGCGGCACGCCATATTGGAGACCGAGCGAGATGGCGATGGCGAAGTTGTTCATCATCGCCCGGAAGGCCGCACCTTCCTTGTGCATGTCGATGAAGATTTCGCCCAAGCGGCCGTCGCCGAATTCGCCGGTGCGCAGATACACCTTGTGGCCGCCGACGATCGCCTTCTGGGTATAGCCCTGGCGGCGGTTCGGTAGTTTTTCGCGGGCGCGGATGACCTTTTCGATGACGCGCTCGACAATCTTCTCGGTGACCGCGACCGCCTGGGCGGCGGCCGGCGCCTGCAACAGCTCCTCGATCGCCTCCTCGTCCTCCTCGTCCTCGATCAGCGAGGCGTTCAGCGGCTGCGACAGCTTGGAGCCATCGCGATAGAGGGCGTTGGCCTTCAGCGCCAGCTTCCAGGAAAGCATGTAGGCGTTCTTGCAATCCTCGACGGTCGCCTCGTTCGGCATGTTGATCGTCTTGGAGATGGCGCCCGAGATGAACGGCTGGGCGGCCGCCATCATGCGGATGTGGCTTTCGACCGAAAGGTAGCGCTTACCGATCTTGCCGCAGGGGTTGGCGCAATCGAAGACCGGCAAATGCTCGGCCTTCAGGAAGGGCGCGCCCTCGAGCGTCATGGCGCCGCAGACGTGAATGTTGGCAGCTTCGATGTCCTTCCTGGAGAAGCCGAGATGCTCGAGCAGATTGAAGTCCATCGAGGCGAGCTGCTCGTCGCTGACCTTCAGCGTGCCCTTGAGGAAGTCGGCGCCGAGCGTCCACTGATTGAAGACGAACTTGATATCGAAGGCGGACTTCAGCGCCGCATTGACGGCATCGACCTTCTCATCGGTGAAGCCCTTTGCCTTCAGCGTCGTCGGATTGATGGCCGGTGCCTGGTTGAGGTTGCCGTGGCCGACCGCATAGGCCTCGATTTCGGCGATCTGGCTCTCCGAATAGCCGAGCGTGCGCAGCGCCTCCGGAACGGCCCGGTTGATGATCTTGAAGTAGCCGCCGCCGGCGAGCTTCTTGAACTTCACCAGCGCGAAATCGGGCTCGATGCCGGTGGTGTCGCAATCCATGACGAGGCCGATCGTGCCGGTCGGCGCGATCACGGTCGCCTGGGCGTTGCGGTAGCCGTGCTTTTCGCCAAGTTCGACGGCCTCGTCCCAGGCGCTCTTGGCGTGGGCGATCAGCTCCTGATCCGGGCAATCGGCATGGATGAGCGCGACCGGGTTGACCGACAGGCCCTCATAGCCGGTGGTCTCGCCATGGGCGGCGCGGCGGTGGTTGCGCATGACGCGCAGCATGTTCTCACGGTTCGGCGCAAAGCCGGGGAAGGGGCCGAGCTTGGCCGAGATCTCGGCCGAGGTTGCGTAGGCAACGCCGGTCATGATCGCGGTCAGCGCGCCGGCGATGGCGCGGCCTTCGGCCGAGTCATAGGGGATGCCGGACGACATCAGCAGGCCGCCGATATTGGCGTAGCCGAGGCCGAGCGTGCGGTACTCATAGGAGAGCTCGGCGATCTCGCGCGACGGGAACTGCGCCATCATCACCGAGACTTCGAGAACGACCGTCCAGAGGCGAACGGCATGCTCGTAATCGGCGATGTTGATCCGCTTGGTGGCGGCATCCTTGAACTGCATCAGGTTCAAGGAAGCGAGGTTGCAGGCCGTGTCGTCGAGGAACATGTATTCCGAGCACGGGTTGGAGGCGCGGATCGGGCCGGCCGCCGGGCAGGTGTGCCAGTCGTTCATCGTCGTGTTGAAGTGCAGGCCCGGATCGGCTGAGGCCCAGGCCGCGTAGGAGATCGACTCCCAGAGATCGCGGGCCTTCAGCGTCTTCATGACGCGGCCGTCCTTGCGGGCCGTCAGGTTCCATTCGTCATCCGCTTCGACGGCGCGCAGGAAGTCGTCCTTGATCGAGACGGAGTTGTTGGAGTTCTGGCCGGAGACGGTCAGGTAGGCTTCCGAATCCCAGTCCGTGTCATAGGTCTTGAACTGGATGTCCTTGTAGCCCTGGCGGGCGAACTGGATGACGCGCTTGACGTAGTTTTCCGGCACCAGCGCCTGCTTGGCGGCGCGGATCTCGCGCTTCAGGGCCGGGTTCTGCTTCGGGTCGAAGCAGGCGTCGTCGCTGCCGTCGCAATTGACGCAGGCCTTCATGATCGCCTTCAGGTGCTTGGCGACGATCTTCGAGCCCGTGACGAGAGCCGCGACCTTCTGCTCTTCCTTGACCTTCCAGTTGATGTATTCCTCGATATCCGGATGGTCGATGTCGACGACCACCATCTTGGCGGCGCGGCGCGTCGTGCCGCCCGACTTGATGGCGCCGGCGGCGCGGTCGCCGATCTTCAGGAAGCTCATCAGGCCGGAGGACTTGCCGCCGCCCGAGAGCTTTTCGCCTTCGGCGCGCAGATGCGAGAAGTTGGAGCCAGTGCCCGAGCCGTATTTGAAGAGGCGCGCCTCGCGCACCCAGAGGTCCATGATGCCGCCCTCATTGACGAGGTCGTCGCCGACCGACTGGATGAAGCAGGCATGCGGCTGCGGGTGCTCATAGGCCGACTTCGACTTGGTCAGCTTGCCGGTGAAGGGGTCGACATAGAAAT
This DNA window, taken from Sinorhizobium fredii NGR234, encodes the following:
- a CDS encoding vitamin B12-dependent ribonucleotide reductase, yielding MKIERRFTKAGQSAYAEIEFRKATSEIKNPDGSIVFRLADIDVPAQFSQVAADILAQKYFRKAGVPAKLKRVEENDVPSFLWRSVPDTEALKALPKDEQYGSETDARQVFDRLAGTWAYWGWKGGYFETEEDASAFRDELAYMLATQRVAPNSPQWFNTGLHWAYGIDGPGQGHFYVDPFTGKLTKSKSAYEHPQPHACFIQSVGDDLVNEGGIMDLWVREARLFKYGSGTGSNFSHLRAEGEKLSGGGKSSGLMSFLKIGDRAAGAIKSGGTTRRAAKMVVVDIDHPDIEEYINWKVKEEQKVAALVTGSKIVAKHLKAIMKACVNCDGSDDACFDPKQNPALKREIRAAKQALVPENYVKRVIQFARQGYKDIQFKTYDTDWDSEAYLTVSGQNSNNSVSIKDDFLRAVEADDEWNLTARKDGRVMKTLKARDLWESISYAAWASADPGLHFNTTMNDWHTCPAAGPIRASNPCSEYMFLDDTACNLASLNLMQFKDAATKRINIADYEHAVRLWTVVLEVSVMMAQFPSREIAELSYEYRTLGLGYANIGGLLMSSGIPYDSAEGRAIAGALTAIMTGVAYATSAEISAKLGPFPGFAPNRENMLRVMRNHRRAAHGETTGYEGLSVNPVALIHADCPDQELIAHAKSAWDEAVELGEKHGYRNAQATVIAPTGTIGLVMDCDTTGIEPDFALVKFKKLAGGGYFKIINRAVPEALRTLGYSESQIAEIEAYAVGHGNLNQAPAINPTTLKAKGFTDEKVDAVNAALKSAFDIKFVFNQWTLGADFLKGTLKVSDEQLASMDFNLLEHLGFSRKDIEAANIHVCGAMTLEGAPFLKAEHLPVFDCANPCGKIGKRYLSVESHIRMMAAAQPFISGAISKTINMPNEATVEDCKNAYMLSWKLALKANALYRDGSKLSQPLNASLIEDEEDEEAIEELLQAPAAAQAVAVTEKIVERVIEKVIRAREKLPNRRQGYTQKAIVGGHKVYLRTGEFGDGRLGEIFIDMHKEGAAFRAMMNNFAIAISLGLQYGVPLEEYVEAFTFTKFEPAGMVQGNDAIKNATSILDYVFRELAVSYLGRHDLAHVDTSDFSNTALGRGIQEGKTNLVSTGWTRGYKPTVVGGTADRSEPKGASTGAPTRASGGATVTAIAGNAVRKLEPATAAATSEVVAFKRDYEERAAELAEEIAEEVEQEVTALFSDRAAAEAASAKSEAKKVEAERRARSIMQGYTGNMCSECQNFTMVRNGTCEKCDTCGATSGCS